One Streptomyces fagopyri DNA window includes the following coding sequences:
- a CDS encoding DUF6807 domain-containing protein, with amino-acid sequence MNTTPHDESPVLRVAGRPVGRYHTRPELSPRLSPRPYLHPVTTLSGTAVTEFSPADHLHHLGVGVAVPDVEGRNFWGGRTYVRGQGPTEPADHGAQRHSGFRSIGPDGFVAELRWVAAVGELLRERRTVAATRLTDSAWALDLTFSLTNTTPKPLSLGSPATNGRPGAAYGGFFWRARKEPAAPRVFTADTEGEEAVHGTRADWLALAGAGWTLVFAGATERTRQDPWFVRAAQYPGVGSSLAHTERLPIGPGDTVVRRVVTVVADGTLGRSEAAALVRGAVHP; translated from the coding sequence ATGAACACCACACCCCACGACGAGTCGCCGGTCCTGCGTGTCGCCGGCCGCCCGGTAGGCCGCTACCACACCCGCCCGGAGCTGTCCCCCCGGCTCTCCCCGCGCCCGTACCTCCACCCGGTCACCACCCTTTCCGGCACGGCGGTCACCGAGTTCAGCCCCGCCGACCACCTCCATCACCTCGGCGTCGGTGTCGCCGTTCCCGACGTCGAGGGGCGCAACTTCTGGGGCGGGCGCACCTATGTGCGCGGCCAGGGGCCCACCGAACCGGCCGACCACGGCGCGCAGCGGCACTCCGGCTTCCGGTCGATCGGCCCGGACGGTTTCGTGGCGGAGCTGCGCTGGGTGGCCGCGGTCGGTGAGCTGCTGCGTGAGCGCCGGACCGTCGCCGCGACCCGGCTCACCGACTCCGCCTGGGCGCTGGACCTCACCTTCTCGCTCACGAACACGACCCCGAAACCCCTCTCCCTCGGCAGCCCGGCCACCAACGGGCGGCCGGGCGCCGCCTACGGCGGCTTCTTCTGGCGGGCCCGCAAGGAGCCCGCGGCACCGCGAGTCTTCACCGCCGACACCGAGGGCGAGGAGGCGGTGCACGGCACTCGCGCCGACTGGCTGGCGCTCGCGGGCGCCGGCTGGACCCTGGTCTTCGCGGGGGCCACCGAACGGACCCGCCAGGACCCGTGGTTCGTGCGCGCCGCCCAGTACCCGGGCGTCGGCTCCAGCCTCGCGCACACCGAGCGGCTGCCCATCGGGCCGGGGGACACCGTCGTACGCAGGGTCGTGACCGTCGTCGCGGACGGCACCCTCGGCCGGAGCGAGGCCGCCGCGCTCGTCCGCGGGGCGGTGCACCCCTGA
- a CDS encoding glycoside hydrolase family 43 protein, which yields MALPSSDLGDGTYRNPVLDADWSDPDLLCVGDDFYLTASSFGRVPGLPLLHSRDLVNWTLVGHALQRLEPVREFSRPQHDRGVWAPSLRHHDDRFWIFWGDPDHGVFQVNAPEIRGPWTRPHLVEEGKGLIDACPLWDEETGEAYLVHAWAGSRSGVKNRLTGHRMRPDGTGVLDEGEVIVDGDRIPGWFTLEGPKVHRHDGWFWIFAPAGGVETGWQGAFRSRGFFGPYEERVVLEQGETEVNGPHQGGWVRTAAGEDWFAHFQHRGPYGRVVHLQPMRWGGPDGWPVLGDEGAPVAVHRKPDLPRQPRSAPATDDDFPGGRFGRQWQWTANRQDGWATQHSSDGLRLTCLRTAHADDLRRLPHVLTQRLPGIAATAEVELRLDSEEPGARAGFAVLGDAFSWIGLQRHPDGSVLLVHRFAESAVTGAPASSSGRWGRERDAAVSREAPEGRARLWIEIGAGARCRFSYDVGGGRVSSGQVFAATPWRWVGALLGLFALAPAGAGHAGAASFTQFRITATP from the coding sequence ATGGCCCTTCCCTCCTCCGACCTCGGCGACGGCACCTATCGCAACCCCGTCCTCGACGCCGACTGGTCCGACCCCGATCTGCTGTGTGTCGGGGACGACTTCTACCTCACGGCCTCCAGCTTCGGCCGGGTGCCGGGTCTGCCGCTGCTGCACTCCCGCGACCTGGTCAACTGGACACTCGTCGGGCACGCCCTGCAACGCCTCGAACCCGTGCGGGAGTTCAGCCGGCCCCAGCACGACCGCGGGGTGTGGGCACCGTCCCTGCGTCATCACGACGACCGCTTCTGGATCTTCTGGGGCGACCCCGACCACGGTGTCTTCCAGGTCAACGCCCCGGAGATCCGGGGCCCTTGGACCCGCCCGCACCTGGTCGAGGAGGGCAAGGGACTGATCGACGCCTGCCCGCTGTGGGACGAGGAGACCGGCGAGGCCTACCTCGTGCACGCCTGGGCCGGATCCCGTTCGGGTGTGAAGAACCGGCTCACCGGGCACCGGATGCGGCCCGACGGCACCGGAGTGCTCGACGAGGGCGAGGTGATCGTCGACGGGGACCGGATTCCCGGCTGGTTCACCCTCGAAGGGCCCAAGGTCCACCGGCACGACGGCTGGTTCTGGATCTTCGCGCCCGCCGGGGGAGTGGAGACCGGCTGGCAGGGCGCCTTCCGCTCGCGCGGCTTCTTCGGCCCGTACGAGGAGCGGGTGGTGCTGGAGCAGGGGGAGACGGAGGTCAACGGCCCGCACCAGGGCGGCTGGGTGCGTACGGCGGCCGGTGAGGACTGGTTCGCGCACTTCCAGCACCGCGGTCCGTACGGGAGGGTCGTGCACCTCCAGCCGATGCGCTGGGGCGGGCCGGACGGCTGGCCGGTGCTCGGTGACGAGGGCGCCCCCGTCGCGGTGCACCGGAAGCCCGATCTGCCGCGGCAGCCGCGCTCGGCACCGGCCACCGACGACGACTTCCCCGGCGGCCGGTTCGGGCGGCAGTGGCAGTGGACCGCCAACCGTCAGGACGGCTGGGCCACCCAGCACTCCTCCGACGGGCTGCGTCTGACCTGCCTACGGACGGCGCACGCGGACGATCTGCGCAGGCTGCCGCACGTCCTGACCCAGCGGCTGCCGGGGATCGCCGCCACCGCCGAGGTGGAACTGCGGCTCGACAGCGAGGAGCCCGGCGCGCGGGCGGGATTCGCCGTGCTCGGGGACGCGTTCAGCTGGATCGGGCTCCAGCGCCACCCCGACGGATCGGTACTGCTCGTACACCGGTTCGCCGAGTCCGCCGTGACGGGAGCACCCGCCTCGTCTTCGGGACGGTGGGGGAGGGAGCGCGACGCCGCCGTCTCCCGGGAGGCGCCCGAGGGGCGGGCCCGGCTGTGGATCGAGATCGGCGCGGGGGCGCGCTGCCGCTTCTCGTACGACGTCGGCGGCGGCCGGGTGTCCTCCGGCCAGGTCTTCGCCGCCACCCCGTGGCGCTGGGTGGGCGCGCTGCTCGGGCTGTTCGCGCTGGCCCCCGCCGGCGCGGGACACGCCGGCGCGGCCTCGTTCACGCAGTTCCGTATCACCGCGACCCCCTGA
- a CDS encoding ABC transporter substrate-binding protein, producing the protein MKISIHGTRRCALAVALGSVLALTATACGDNGGGAAGDKGDEGSGKGRITFWDNNGGVRTDIWKQIIADFEKKYPDIKVDYVGVPAASAQSKYDTAIQGGGLPDVGGVGTAMLAEVAVQGALDPLDSRLEKSPLNGRLSQNLLDVSRAAGGAGKLYQVPTSANNGTLWYRTDLFKAAGLDAPTTWAKFYEAADKLTDKGGNRFGFTIRGGEGAIAPALDAVYGQTGLTSFWNGDRTTVNDPKNVAALEKYIALYKKDTPSADVNNDFAKMVAQWDSGSIGMLSHNLGSYQDHLKALGAEKFRGIPNPTRDDGTRVQVSNPVDGLSLFKSSKNKSAAWKFIEFAVSAAENSKFNESAGQVPANTEAAKDAWIQRAEPTKLAAEALNGADTKIVQLPYYLPDWNTISKADNEPNFQRLLLGKMSAKDFLDTLADQLDKAQADWKRNH; encoded by the coding sequence ATGAAGATCAGCATCCACGGGACCAGGCGTTGCGCACTGGCCGTCGCCCTGGGTTCCGTGCTCGCTCTCACCGCCACCGCCTGCGGTGACAACGGCGGCGGGGCGGCGGGGGACAAGGGCGACGAGGGCTCGGGCAAGGGCCGGATCACCTTCTGGGACAACAACGGCGGTGTCCGCACCGACATCTGGAAGCAGATCATCGCGGACTTCGAGAAGAAGTACCCGGACATCAAGGTCGACTACGTGGGCGTCCCCGCGGCGAGCGCCCAGTCGAAGTACGACACCGCCATCCAGGGCGGCGGTCTGCCCGACGTCGGTGGAGTGGGCACCGCGATGCTCGCCGAGGTCGCGGTCCAGGGAGCGCTGGACCCGCTGGACAGCCGCCTGGAGAAGAGCCCGCTGAACGGGAGGCTGAGCCAGAACCTGCTCGACGTCAGCCGGGCCGCGGGCGGCGCGGGCAAGCTGTACCAGGTGCCGACCTCCGCGAACAACGGCACGCTCTGGTACCGCACCGACCTCTTCAAGGCGGCCGGCCTGGACGCGCCGACCACCTGGGCGAAGTTCTACGAGGCCGCCGACAAGCTGACCGACAAGGGCGGGAACCGGTTCGGGTTCACCATCCGGGGCGGGGAGGGGGCCATCGCGCCGGCCCTGGACGCGGTGTACGGGCAGACCGGCCTCACCTCGTTCTGGAACGGCGACAGGACCACCGTCAACGACCCGAAGAACGTGGCGGCCCTGGAGAAGTACATCGCCCTGTACAAGAAGGACACCCCGTCCGCCGACGTCAACAACGACTTCGCCAAGATGGTCGCCCAGTGGGACAGCGGCAGCATCGGCATGCTGAGTCACAACCTCGGCTCCTACCAGGATCATCTGAAGGCGCTGGGCGCGGAGAAGTTCAGGGGCATCCCGAACCCGACGCGGGACGACGGCACGCGGGTGCAGGTGTCCAACCCGGTCGACGGGCTGAGCCTCTTCAAGTCCAGCAAGAACAAGTCGGCGGCCTGGAAGTTCATCGAGTTCGCCGTCTCGGCCGCGGAGAACTCGAAGTTCAACGAGTCCGCGGGCCAGGTCCCGGCGAACACCGAAGCCGCCAAGGACGCCTGGATCCAGCGGGCCGAGCCGACCAAGCTCGCCGCGGAGGCGCTCAACGGCGCCGACACCAAGATCGTGCAGCTGCCTTACTACCTGCCCGACTGGAACACCATCTCCAAGGCCGACAACGAGCCCAACTTCCAGAGGCTGCTGCTCGGGAAGATGAGCGCGAAGGACTTCCTGGACACCCTGGCCGACCAGCTCGACAAGGCGCAGGCGGACTGGAAGCGGAACCACTGA
- a CDS encoding pectate lyase family protein translates to MNTKKCHARVMMSLVGCTALVLAATGTTAQAQARPRDPGRQTLPAGDGWGSAGTGTTGGAAADAAHVYTVTTWAGFKAALRNGSTAPKIIRVKGTIDAGAGGCDAFAAPGYDFDAYLRKYAPENWGYGTNLDAEPDDSPEGLRRASAARQDTAVKADVPANTTLVGVGRNAGFKGASLQIKAVDNVIVRNLAFESPLDCFPQWDPTDTSAGNWNSEYDSAVVYGSTHVWLDHNTFTDGDHPDSSLPTYFGRIYEQHDGELDIVRGADYVTASWNVFTDHDKTILIGNSDSAATAADDRGHLKVTFHHNLFSNLLERAPRVRFGQVDSYNNHFVAGDGFSYSYGIGMESQLVAEHNAFTLPSGISAATVLKKWKEAPLTAADNYVNGVATDLIAVHNAEIPAETLRSGAGWTPTLRTHVDRPRAVPAIVDHRAGAGKVC, encoded by the coding sequence ATGAACACCAAGAAATGTCATGCGCGCGTCATGATGTCGCTGGTCGGATGCACCGCCCTGGTCCTGGCCGCCACCGGCACCACCGCCCAGGCCCAGGCCCGGCCCCGCGACCCCGGCCGCCAGACCCTCCCGGCCGGCGACGGCTGGGGCTCCGCCGGCACCGGCACCACCGGCGGCGCGGCCGCCGACGCCGCCCACGTCTACACCGTCACCACCTGGGCCGGGTTCAAGGCGGCGCTGAGGAACGGCTCCACCGCTCCGAAGATCATCAGAGTGAAGGGCACCATCGACGCCGGCGCCGGGGGCTGCGACGCCTTCGCAGCCCCGGGCTACGACTTCGACGCCTATCTGCGCAAGTACGCGCCGGAGAACTGGGGATACGGCACCAACCTGGACGCCGAGCCGGACGACAGCCCCGAAGGACTGCGCCGCGCCTCCGCCGCCCGCCAGGACACCGCCGTCAAGGCGGACGTCCCGGCGAACACCACGCTCGTCGGCGTCGGCAGGAACGCGGGCTTCAAGGGCGCGAGCCTCCAGATCAAGGCCGTGGACAACGTCATCGTCCGCAACCTGGCCTTCGAGAGCCCGCTCGACTGCTTCCCGCAGTGGGACCCGACCGACACCTCCGCCGGCAACTGGAACTCCGAGTACGACAGCGCGGTGGTCTACGGGTCCACCCACGTCTGGCTCGACCACAACACCTTCACCGACGGGGACCACCCCGACAGCTCGCTGCCCACGTACTTCGGCCGGATCTACGAACAGCACGACGGCGAACTGGACATCGTCAGGGGCGCGGACTACGTGACCGCCTCCTGGAACGTGTTCACCGACCACGACAAGACGATCCTGATCGGCAACAGCGACAGCGCCGCCACCGCCGCGGACGACCGGGGTCACCTCAAGGTGACCTTCCACCACAACCTGTTCTCGAACCTGCTCGAGCGCGCGCCGCGCGTCCGCTTCGGCCAGGTGGACTCGTACAACAACCACTTCGTCGCGGGCGACGGCTTCTCCTACAGCTACGGCATCGGCATGGAGTCCCAACTCGTCGCCGAGCACAACGCGTTCACCCTGCCGAGCGGTATCAGCGCGGCGACCGTCCTGAAGAAGTGGAAGGAGGCGCCGCTCACCGCCGCGGACAACTACGTCAACGGGGTGGCGACGGACCTGATCGCCGTGCACAACGCGGAGATCCCGGCCGAGACACTGCGGTCCGGGGCCGGCTGGACACCGACCCTGCGGACCCACGTCGATCGGCCACGGGCGGTGCCGGCGATCGTGGACCACCGCGCGGGCGCCGGCAAGGTCTGCTGA
- a CDS encoding HAD family acid phosphatase: MRKSLRVAAVGAACAVAGAALYGTGVATAGQSTANSTHEPYNIGVLVKDIDTYYGTTLDSNGVYQASATSRYAEDLARLETDARRHIDKAAHQARHRGEKPAVVFDIDDTLLLSLDYEKKTNYTYNSATWASYVAQADRPAVFGTPELVAYAKSKGVEVFYNSGLKESQRADAVANLKKVGADVNLDSAHMFLKDAANPPAYLSSCATAAAWNCTTVQYKAGTRKHIESLGYDIVANFGDQYSDLDGGYADKTYKLPNPTYFVS; encoded by the coding sequence ATGCGGAAGTCCCTCAGAGTCGCGGCCGTCGGTGCCGCCTGTGCCGTCGCCGGCGCCGCGCTCTACGGCACCGGTGTCGCCACCGCCGGACAGTCCACGGCGAACTCGACCCACGAGCCGTACAACATCGGCGTGTTGGTCAAGGACATCGACACCTACTACGGCACCACGCTCGACAGCAACGGCGTGTACCAGGCCTCCGCCACCAGCCGGTACGCCGAGGACCTGGCCCGCCTGGAGACCGACGCCAGGCGCCACATCGACAAGGCGGCCCACCAGGCGCGGCACCGGGGCGAGAAGCCCGCGGTCGTCTTCGACATCGACGACACGCTGCTGCTCTCCCTCGACTACGAGAAGAAGACCAACTACACGTACAACTCCGCCACGTGGGCGTCGTACGTGGCCCAGGCCGACCGGCCGGCCGTCTTCGGCACCCCCGAGCTGGTCGCGTACGCGAAGTCCAAGGGCGTCGAGGTCTTCTACAACTCGGGCCTGAAGGAGTCGCAGCGCGCCGACGCGGTCGCGAACCTGAAGAAGGTCGGCGCCGACGTCAACCTGGACTCCGCCCACATGTTCCTCAAGGACGCCGCCAACCCGCCCGCGTACCTGAGCTCCTGTGCCACGGCCGCTGCCTGGAACTGCACCACCGTGCAGTACAAGGCCGGCACCCGTAAGCACATCGAGTCCCTCGGGTACGACATCGTCGCCAACTTCGGCGACCAGTACTCGGACCTCGACGGCGGCTACGCGGACAAGACCTACAAGCTGCCGAACCCGACGTACTTCGTCAGCTGA
- a CDS encoding NCS2 family permease has protein sequence MSEAQKVTERPSPVPPATNSVDRYFKISERGSTFGREIRGGFATFFTMAYILVLNPIILGSAKDKFGHHLDSGQLVTATALVAAVMTVIMGVGGNLPLAIAAGLGLNAVVAFQIAPLMSWPDAMGLVVIEGVIICVLVLTGLREAVMNAIPQQLKHAIGVGIGLFIAFIGFVDAGFVSRIPDIANTTVPVQLGATGSLTGWPVLVFCLGVLLTIGLMARKVKGAILISIVTMTVVAVIINSAADIKSWGLTTPKIPSDVVAAPDFGLVGHFSLFGGFGETGALTVILLIFTLILSDFFDAMGTIVGISAEAGLLDDEGKVPGIGRVLFIDGAAAVAGGAASASSNTAYIESAAGVGEGSRTGFSNLITGGMFALALFLTPLLTIVPLQAAAPALVAVGFLMMTQVKHIEWDDYEIAIPAFLTIAAMPFSYSITNGIGAGFVAYVVIKAVRGKLREVHWLLWAVSALFLVYFAIDPVRQLFGVK, from the coding sequence ATGTCCGAAGCGCAGAAGGTGACAGAGCGGCCAAGTCCCGTGCCACCGGCGACGAACAGCGTCGACCGGTATTTCAAGATCTCCGAACGGGGTTCCACGTTCGGCCGGGAGATACGCGGCGGATTCGCCACGTTCTTCACGATGGCCTACATCCTTGTCCTGAATCCGATCATCCTCGGCAGCGCCAAGGACAAGTTCGGCCACCACCTCGACAGCGGCCAACTCGTCACGGCCACCGCGCTGGTGGCCGCGGTGATGACCGTCATCATGGGGGTGGGCGGCAATCTGCCGCTCGCGATCGCGGCGGGCCTCGGACTGAACGCCGTCGTCGCCTTCCAGATCGCCCCGCTGATGAGCTGGCCCGACGCCATGGGCCTGGTGGTCATCGAGGGCGTGATCATCTGCGTCCTGGTCCTCACCGGACTGCGCGAAGCGGTCATGAACGCGATCCCGCAACAGCTGAAGCACGCCATCGGCGTCGGCATCGGACTCTTCATCGCCTTCATCGGCTTCGTGGACGCCGGCTTCGTCAGCCGCATCCCGGACATCGCGAACACCACCGTGCCGGTGCAACTGGGCGCGACGGGCTCACTGACCGGATGGCCCGTCCTGGTCTTCTGTCTCGGCGTGCTGCTCACCATCGGACTGATGGCGCGCAAGGTGAAGGGCGCCATCCTGATCAGCATCGTGACGATGACCGTCGTCGCCGTGATCATCAACTCGGCGGCCGACATCAAGAGCTGGGGCCTGACCACGCCGAAGATCCCCTCCGACGTGGTCGCCGCCCCGGACTTCGGGCTCGTCGGTCACTTCAGCCTGTTCGGCGGCTTCGGCGAGACCGGCGCCCTGACGGTCATCCTGCTGATCTTCACCCTCATCCTGTCGGACTTCTTCGACGCCATGGGCACGATCGTCGGCATCAGCGCGGAGGCGGGGCTGCTCGACGACGAGGGCAAGGTGCCCGGCATCGGCCGTGTGCTGTTCATCGACGGCGCCGCGGCGGTCGCGGGCGGCGCGGCCTCCGCCTCGTCCAACACCGCGTACATCGAGTCCGCGGCCGGGGTCGGCGAGGGTTCGCGGACGGGCTTCTCGAACCTGATCACCGGCGGCATGTTCGCTCTCGCCCTGTTCCTGACCCCGCTGCTCACCATCGTCCCGCTCCAGGCGGCGGCCCCCGCCCTCGTCGCGGTCGGCTTCCTGATGATGACCCAGGTCAAGCACATCGAATGGGACGACTACGAGATCGCGATTCCCGCGTTCCTCACCATCGCGGCGATGCCGTTCTCCTACTCGATCACCAACGGCATCGGCGCGGGTTTCGTCGCCTACGTCGTGATCAAGGCGGTGCGCGGCAAGCTCCGTGAGGTCCACTGGCTGCTGTGGGCGGTGTCGGCGCTCTTCCTCGTGTACTTCGCGATCGATCCGGTGAGGCAGCTGTTCGGCGTCAAGTGA
- a CDS encoding peptidoglycan D,D-transpeptidase FtsI family protein produces MNKTIRRAAVFTMLLVLSLLVRATWVQFYDGRALADDKNNRRNAIEQYANPLGNIIVAGDAITGSAQTKGSDLRYKRTYTDGRLYAAVTGYSSQVFGATQLEGVYRDLLDGTDNQLKNPLDTVTDKRADPGDVVTTIDPDVQKAAYRALGGKKGGAVAIDPETGRILAAVSTPSYDPSLLSAGDSAAWKRLTKDPDKPMTNRALRQPLPPGSTFKLVVAAAALEDGLYADVDEKTDSPNPYTLPNTTTVLKNENTSAPCANAPIRVALQYSCNNVFAKMAVDLGQDKLRAMAERFGFNDTSQDVPVRAYPSVYPSDMDKSSTALTGIGQYDVTATPLQMAMVSAAIANGGKLVSPHMVTQTSDADGTVVRNYDDSPDTEEIVSRSTAEQLQSAMRTVVEDGTGTNARIPGATVGGKTGTAQHGENNSKTPYAWFTSYAKSDSNGKEVAVAVMVEQSDAARSEVSGNGLAAPVARAMMRAALKD; encoded by the coding sequence ATGAACAAGACGATCAGGCGTGCCGCCGTCTTCACCATGCTGCTCGTGCTCTCCCTGCTGGTCAGGGCGACCTGGGTGCAGTTCTACGACGGCAGGGCACTCGCGGACGACAAGAACAACCGGCGGAACGCGATCGAGCAGTACGCGAACCCGCTGGGGAACATCATCGTGGCCGGCGACGCGATCACCGGTTCCGCGCAGACGAAGGGCAGCGACCTCAGGTACAAGCGCACGTACACCGACGGCCGCCTGTACGCGGCTGTCACGGGCTACAGCTCGCAGGTGTTCGGGGCGACCCAGCTGGAGGGCGTCTACCGGGACCTGCTGGACGGCACCGACAACCAGCTCAAGAACCCGCTCGACACGGTCACCGACAAGCGCGCCGATCCGGGTGACGTGGTCACGACGATCGACCCGGACGTGCAGAAGGCGGCGTACCGGGCGCTCGGCGGCAAGAAGGGCGGGGCCGTCGCCATCGACCCCGAGACCGGCAGGATCCTCGCCGCCGTCTCCACCCCGTCGTACGACCCGTCGCTGCTGAGCGCCGGCGACTCGGCCGCCTGGAAGAGGCTGACGAAGGACCCGGACAAGCCGATGACCAACCGGGCGCTGCGCCAGCCGCTGCCGCCGGGGTCGACCTTCAAGCTGGTCGTCGCCGCGGCCGCGCTGGAGGACGGGCTGTACGCGGACGTGGACGAGAAGACGGACAGCCCGAACCCGTACACGCTGCCGAACACCACGACCGTCCTGAAGAACGAGAACACCTCCGCGCCCTGTGCGAACGCCCCGATCCGTGTCGCGCTGCAGTACTCCTGCAACAACGTCTTCGCGAAGATGGCCGTGGACCTCGGCCAGGACAAGCTGCGGGCGATGGCCGAGAGGTTCGGCTTCAACGACACCTCGCAGGACGTGCCGGTGCGGGCGTACCCGAGCGTCTACCCCTCGGACATGGACAAGTCGTCCACGGCGCTGACGGGCATCGGCCAGTACGACGTCACCGCGACCCCGCTCCAGATGGCCATGGTGTCGGCGGCTATTGCCAACGGCGGCAAGCTGGTCTCGCCGCACATGGTGACGCAGACCAGTGACGCGGACGGCACTGTGGTCAGGAACTACGACGACAGTCCGGACACCGAGGAGATCGTCAGCCGGTCGACCGCCGAACAGCTCCAGTCCGCGATGCGCACGGTCGTCGAGGACGGCACGGGCACCAACGCGCGCATCCCCGGCGCGACGGTGGGCGGCAAGACGGGGACGGCCCAGCACGGCGAGAACAACAGCAAGACGCCCTACGCCTGGTTCACGTCGTACGCGAAGTCCGACTCGAACGGCAAGGAGGTCGCCGTCGCGGTCATGGTCGAGCAGTCCGACGCGGCCCGTTCCGAGGTCAGCGGGAACGGTCTGGCGGCCCCGGTGGCCCGGGCGATGATGCGGGCGGCGCTGAAGGACTGA
- a CDS encoding GNAT family N-acetyltransferase, which translates to MEVALRPVHDSDLPVFYRQLNDPESLRTAAFTPRDPADREAFDAHWKRVRASSGALSRAVLADGDVVGSAAVYGEPGEREVTYWIDRAHWGRGIATAALRDLLAEVPERPLYARAAADNAGSLRVLEKCGFRITARSRGYAHARGEVTDEVVLTLASRPGPS; encoded by the coding sequence ATGGAGGTCGCGCTCCGCCCGGTCCACGACAGCGACCTGCCGGTCTTCTACCGGCAGCTGAACGATCCGGAGTCCCTCCGGACGGCCGCGTTCACCCCCAGGGACCCGGCCGATCGCGAGGCCTTCGACGCCCACTGGAAGCGTGTACGGGCCTCGTCCGGCGCGCTGTCGCGCGCCGTCCTCGCGGACGGCGACGTCGTGGGCAGCGCCGCGGTGTACGGGGAGCCCGGCGAGCGCGAGGTCACGTACTGGATCGACCGGGCCCACTGGGGCCGGGGCATCGCGACGGCCGCGCTGCGGGACCTGCTGGCCGAGGTGCCGGAACGCCCGCTGTACGCGCGCGCCGCGGCCGACAACGCGGGGTCGTTGCGGGTCCTGGAGAAGTGCGGGTTCCGGATCACCGCGCGGTCCCGTGGGTACGCGCACGCGCGCGGCGAGGTCACGGACGAGGTCGTCCTCACCCTGGCGAGCCGCCCCGGACCTTCATGA
- a CDS encoding IclR family transcriptional regulator translates to MSAGETGGGAQVKSAVRTVELLEYFAGRPGMHSLAAVQEAVGYPKSSLYMLLRTLVELGWVETDATGTRYGIGVRALLVGTSYIDGDEVVAAARPTLDRLSDDTTETIHLARLDGTNVVYLATRQSQHYLRPFTRVGRRLPAHSTSLGKALLATHTDEQVRKMLPETLPALTEHTITDREKLIGELHQVREQGFAVDREENTLGLRCFGVAIPYRTPARDAISCSVPVARLTPAHEQMVKDALFDARDRLTLATRRL, encoded by the coding sequence ATGTCGGCAGGCGAGACAGGCGGCGGAGCGCAGGTCAAGTCCGCGGTGCGGACCGTGGAACTGCTCGAATACTTCGCGGGCCGGCCCGGTATGCACTCCCTGGCCGCGGTCCAGGAGGCCGTCGGCTATCCGAAGTCCAGCCTGTACATGCTGCTGCGCACCCTCGTGGAGCTCGGCTGGGTGGAGACGGACGCGACGGGCACGCGGTACGGCATCGGCGTACGCGCCCTGCTGGTCGGTACCTCGTACATCGACGGCGACGAGGTGGTGGCCGCGGCCCGGCCCACCCTGGACCGGCTGTCGGACGACACCACCGAGACCATCCACCTGGCGCGCCTGGACGGCACGAACGTCGTCTACCTCGCCACCCGCCAGTCCCAGCACTACCTGCGCCCCTTCACCCGGGTGGGCCGCCGTCTCCCGGCGCACTCGACCTCGCTCGGCAAGGCGCTGCTCGCCACCCACACCGACGAGCAGGTCCGCAAGATGCTCCCGGAGACGCTGCCCGCCCTCACCGAGCACACGATCACCGACCGGGAGAAGCTCATCGGCGAGCTGCACCAGGTGCGGGAGCAGGGCTTCGCCGTGGACCGCGAGGAGAACACCCTGGGGCTGCGCTGCTTCGGCGTCGCGATCCCGTACCGCACCCCGGCCCGGGACGCGATCAGCTGCTCGGTGCCGGTCGCCCGGCTCACCCCCGCGCACGAGCAGATGGTCAAGGACGCCCTGTTCGACGCCCGCGACCGGCTGACGCTCGCCACCCGGAGGCTCTGA